A portion of the Vicinamibacterales bacterium genome contains these proteins:
- a CDS encoding metallophosphoesterase — protein sequence MIGVLGDIHGAFDSARAVISRHPDILAWLCVGDIADEHGRYEPLGADVHWIHGNNDNFDAIAAGDLPRGLHHIANASAASVGPLRIAGLGGTFAPTWYDTAAADLPHPRKGSAKATELADKRRHFVREEVDACKALRGIDILLTHEAARPFRPFPHGRGPDAGKPQINEILAAMKPRLHLFGHHHRFSEQVREGVPSIGLDLVTRGYLLIETASLRINTVKY from the coding sequence ATGATCGGGGTTCTGGGCGACATCCACGGCGCCTTCGATTCAGCCCGCGCCGTCATCAGCCGCCATCCTGACATCCTCGCGTGGCTGTGCGTCGGCGACATCGCCGATGAACACGGGCGCTACGAGCCGCTTGGCGCCGACGTCCACTGGATTCACGGCAACAACGACAACTTCGACGCCATTGCCGCCGGCGATCTGCCGCGAGGCCTGCACCACATCGCCAATGCGTCAGCCGCGAGTGTGGGGCCGCTGCGCATCGCCGGCCTGGGCGGCACCTTCGCGCCGACGTGGTACGACACGGCGGCCGCCGATCTTCCGCATCCCAGGAAAGGCAGTGCCAAAGCCACCGAGCTCGCCGACAAGCGGCGGCATTTCGTCCGCGAGGAGGTCGACGCGTGCAAGGCGCTCCGCGGCATCGACATTCTCCTGACCCACGAGGCGGCCAGGCCGTTCCGTCCGTTTCCGCACGGGCGCGGACCCGATGCGGGCAAGCCGCAGATCAACGAAATCCTGGCGGCCATGAAGCCGCGGCTGCACCTCTTCGGGCACCATCACCGCTTTTCGGAGCAGGTCCGGGAGGGGGTCCCCTCGATCGGGCTGGATCTCGTCACCCGGGGCTACCTGCTGATTGAGACCGCGTCGCTTCGAATCAATACGGTAAAATATTGA